TCTTGCCCATCACAAGAATCATCACACCATTCAGGTAAGCTTTTTGCGATAATTCagagtaaattaaaaaaaaaaaaggtttttcttttgttgaggTTTTGAATATGTCCTGCAGATAAGGAGATCTTCTTATCATGATGTTATAAGGGTGAATGAGATACAAAAGCATATTGATATAGCCGGGATCCAAACTTATGTGATCAATAGTGCTAAAGTCATCTTCTTGAACGAGAGGCCTCAGCCTAGGCCCGGGAAAGGTGTGACCAATACCTGCAAGGTTTGCTATCGTAGCCTCGTTGATGATAGCTTCCGCTTCTGCTCTCTTGGCTGCAAGGTACAGTTTTCATCTTTTTCATTTGTGTTAAAGTCAAAAGGAAGAAACTTTGGTATTGGGTAACAAGGATCTCTTACAGTTTCACCTACCATTTCATTGCCTTTTTGAGTAAAAAGAtgaaaactttttgaaatgGGTCATCTTCAAATTTGGTTTATTCTTTTACAGTTTCACCTAACGTTTCCAAGCATTTCGTTTTCCTGTTTAATCTTGTCCagaaaaagaacaaatttttttgataTGGGTCAGATTTGTCTTGCACATTCTTATAGCAGCTCTTTATCATAATCATTTTCTGATAAACTTtactttttatgtgtgttttttgGGAAATGAAATAAAGATTGCTGGAGCATCTAGAGGATTTGAAAAGGGAAGGAAGAACCTTGTGATGGAATCAGATGATTCAAGTTGCAGCATTGGAATTGGGAAGAACATTCAGAGTTTCAGCCCATCAACACCTCCACTTACTGCATCTAGTCATTGCAGAATCGCCAAGCGAAGAAAGGGAATCCCTCACCGGTCTCCAATGGGATAAATAAAAAGATGCAAAAGTGTTAAAAGCCAAAATACAGAAGCTCATTTGCCAGTTTCTTCATCTATAAGATTACACACAAAGGTTTAGCTAAGACAAGCTTTTGTCtcttatctttttttatatACCGAAGAATTGGCCTTTTGCTTGTGTTAGGTGAAGAAAAGGCCATATAGGTTTTGTCCTACTAATGGTAAGTCTGTGAATATGTAATGTGCTTttgtatatttatgttatgcaaAAAGGGTAGAAGGTAAATAAATATAGGGCTTTGAAGGTGGTAAAAGtggaaataaaacaaaattagttttggttgtaaatttggtttggttaggTGCCATACATGCATCTGGAAGAACAAAATAAGTAATGAGATTCGCTGCCTTTATATTCGCTCGTTTCTATGGTTTGAAAAGTATCTCTCtgttttaaaataactatttgaAAAATTCAACAAATTTGTTTAATCCATACGGTGTATTAATTCTCATGGGACATTGCGTTGGAGAGCAATTGGTGGGGAAGGTGAGATTTGCTTTCTCTTTTAACTTTCTTGAGAAGAGAACCATTTGAAAAATTGAATAAgcaatgagagagagaagacaagAAACAGAATGCATATAACACAATGGTTCACCAAAGTCCTCCGGTGTGAAAAACTATTAACTAGTAAACCATCCCAAATTGTATCAAATATAGTAAACCAATTCGGTCTGGTCGAACTTTGTTTAGTCCAGCAGTTATTCTACATGCAAGTTCAGACCATCTTCCAACACTAGTGTTGAAGTAAATATCTagacaaatgaaaagaaaagatatCAGGATCGACTTTTGGGATAGAAAATTATAGGTAgcttttagaaataaataaaaaattagtgttTCAATATCAAGAAAAtggattttgaataaaaaaataaaagaaattaaagtaATAGCAACTGTTTTTGGTATTTTAGATCAGAAGTATTTTGCaaatataaaaccaaaccaTACTGAACAGAAAATATCCGTAGTGAAGCCGAATTAGAAAACACAATACTATAAATCCAAATGGTTCATATACTATTAAACATTGCGGATACCTAGACCAAATCGGAACTGAACCAATAAACGAATGGTTATTTGGATTCCGAgatataatacatatttaacAATATTACTTACATTTAGATGTTTTGTGCAGTGAGAcgctaagaccatgattaactcgGGGTTTTTAGAGTGGGTTTTTATCGGAAGttaaaaaactgtttcttaacttttaattagaaaagctaagaaccggttcttaaagtccttatttaagaaccggttcttaaagtcTTTATTTGAAAatcggttcttagtttttttagttaaaaattaagaaacagtttcttaacttccgttaAGAGCCTCATCCTAAGAattccgggttaatcatgctgtACTATCTTTCTCTGATGCTCGATTTGCATAAGTGTAACAAGCATATggtaaagttcaaaaaaaaaaacaagcgtATGGCACATTCAAAGCCATATTTTATTCTCGTTTATTTTTGACAGAGGAATAagaaaaagtgaaaatttagtTAAGATTTGAAGGTCGATGCCGGTATTAACAGGAGGAGCTTTAATTGTTTAAAGGGGAATATAAGTTGCTTCTGCTTCTCCACCGTGGTGGACACGAAGATTTTGCATATGTTGTttgtagaagccggaaaaccAGACTGACATAAACGATAGAATAAAaacgatgttaaggaaataaatgaatgtaaaaaacgaatacaagaacgataagaaatcgtattcgcaaagagacatggaatcgagatatgatctctttccttaactcaaaatattcgctccgttagtgagacgggactgtacgaatatagagtcccaggatacaaccatggcagacgaatcacgcctcactcgtgatcgctctatcgaactataaactctacgaaacactctcgaaTTTAAGACTTACGCTAAGGGATTTTCGCTGTTGGTTTGATGTGAAAAAACGTTAACCAATGTAGGAAGAGGAGAGGCAAAATTTAAAGAGACGGAGAAGacccacttcccgcaacagctgctgcacgtgggcgagaatctcgcagagatcgagggaagttgagttccgaaacttcttcctcaagactctctcttatctcgtttaaaactttcgagaggataaaatgcatgacgtttttattttctagacaaactacttgtcgttttaaataaaattgcatCTGAAAAtaaatggcaaaacgttgagcttaacttggtccaaaaagaatagtcTTATTGGGCCGGaggccctccaccaagacccaagacccaagacccaagaccaagcccacgccgagccgagccggccggacggcggcggcggcgcgcgcgtgggagctctcctctctctccaagCTGTTTAAGCTTTCATGGTaagtgaacatatatatattgctcAACTTCTCTTCCTCTAAGCGATGTGGGACAAGTCCCTTTACATCATAAATAATGATTCTTTGGGCTGTTAAATTCACAGGCCCAAGTCATTTGCTTTTCACACATTTCATTAAAGCCTAATGGCTATTAATGgatccaacaatcccccacatgaatagaaatgactcttctaaatatatgcagactaaatgcagactcgatagactaaaaaaaaactatacttattATAATCCTTACTAGATTagacagacttatcgagagtgtttgcgaaaaattcactgtgtttgagttggtggcgtttttaagccttgaaccactcatagttaatatctgtcgggtttactttaccagaaggtgaacatgatgtctt
The window above is part of the Brassica napus cultivar Da-Ae chromosome C8, Da-Ae, whole genome shotgun sequence genome. Proteins encoded here:
- the BNAC08G11100D gene encoding protein RGF1 INDUCIBLE TRANSCRIPTION FACTOR 1; this encodes MAIEDQENTIREIKPKNRRIMGAGGPEEEDNRQPPWLKPLLQEKFFGHCKFHADSHKSECNMYCLDCTNGPLCSLCLAHHKNHHTIQIRRSSYHDVIRVNEIQKHIDIAGIQTYVINSAKVIFLNERPQPRPGKGVTNTCKVCYRSLVDDSFRFCSLGCKIAGASRGFEKGRKNLVMESDDSSCSIGIGKNIQSFSPSTPPLTASSHCRIAKRRKGIPHRSPMG